One Comamonas endophytica DNA window includes the following coding sequences:
- a CDS encoding ABC transporter ATP-binding protein codes for MSHDSIASALPHEAAPVLEVKDLHTQFDTRAGVLPVVNGVGFRLHKGKVLGLVGESGSGKSVTGFSIMGLLDAAGRISAGEVLFQGQDLAKLDARALRSLRGNRMAMIFQDPMATLNPVLRIDVQMLETIRAHRRMGKLEALEHCRKTLARMGIPSPAERLKAYPHQLSGGMRQRVAIAIALLNDPELIIADEPTTALDVTIQAQILSEMQQLVRETGTAMIWISHDLSVVAGLADDIAVMYAGRIVEHGSVDDVLDNPQHPYTQGLIGSLPSANQRQRRLQQISGMAPNLLDLPPGCAFAPRCPRAQPRCQEPPALEPVAAAGDTTATVHTVRCFFPGAAPELSRSAA; via the coding sequence ATGTCCCACGATTCCATCGCTTCCGCGCTGCCCCATGAGGCAGCCCCCGTGCTCGAGGTCAAGGACCTGCACACCCAGTTCGACACCCGCGCCGGCGTGCTGCCGGTCGTCAATGGCGTGGGTTTTCGCCTGCACAAGGGCAAGGTGCTGGGCCTGGTCGGCGAGTCCGGCTCGGGCAAGTCGGTCACCGGCTTCTCCATCATGGGCCTGCTGGACGCAGCCGGGCGCATCAGCGCGGGCGAGGTGCTGTTCCAGGGGCAGGATCTGGCAAAGCTCGATGCGCGCGCGCTGCGCAGCCTGCGCGGCAACCGCATGGCAATGATCTTCCAGGACCCGATGGCCACGCTCAACCCGGTGCTGCGCATCGACGTGCAGATGCTGGAGACCATCCGCGCGCACCGCAGGATGGGCAAGCTCGAGGCGCTCGAGCACTGCCGCAAGACGCTGGCGCGCATGGGCATTCCCAGCCCCGCCGAGCGGCTGAAGGCCTATCCGCACCAGCTCTCGGGCGGCATGCGCCAGCGCGTGGCCATTGCCATCGCGCTGCTCAACGACCCGGAGCTGATCATCGCCGACGAGCCGACCACGGCGCTCGACGTGACCATCCAGGCGCAGATCCTGTCGGAGATGCAGCAGCTGGTGCGCGAAACCGGCACCGCGATGATCTGGATCAGCCACGACCTGTCGGTGGTCGCGGGCCTGGCCGACGACATCGCCGTCATGTATGCCGGCCGCATCGTCGAGCATGGCAGCGTCGATGACGTGCTCGACAACCCGCAGCACCCCTACACCCAGGGCCTGATCGGCAGCCTGCCCAGCGCAAACCAGCGCCAGCGCCGCCTGCAGCAGATCTCGGGCATGGCGCCCAACCTGCTGGATCTGCCGCCGGGCTGCGCCTTCGCGCCGCGCTGCCCGCGCGCGCAGCCGCGCTGCCAGGAGCCGCCGGCGCTCGAGCCGGTCGCGGCCGCGGGCGACACCACGGCCACCGTCCATACGGTGCGCTGCTTCTTCCCCGGGGCCGCCCCTGAACTTTCCCGGAGCGCCGCATGA
- a CDS encoding tyrosine-type recombinase/integrase translates to MPTAAHPESTPDTATVPHAEALFDHWLAARGNDAWTPLTAEAAKPYRFIWGAWSKYLAGQLVPPVAWHDASAVQVLHFINHIPQTVKGRKVSDITRRRYWRVLDRVYDHALLNGWIEVNPVHAVARGERPPSEDPKGAILSEAMWQAGIAQIPAGDDLVGARDRAVLMLLFELGLAPEELRMLRVDNILYSEPLEGSGEKQIIGVHVEGQRDNQQRKLSVSIALAQGLAHWLRARAQYPAMQGEPSLFCSRKSRTLSNHTLLHLVTKTLAEAARSAGLPTPARLGPQIVRNTAIVRWLNAGMPLAEVVERAGLKNVNGLLHLRDLVTEEARTALAQRARSF, encoded by the coding sequence ATGCCCACTGCCGCCCACCCTGAATCCACGCCCGATACCGCCACTGTGCCCCATGCCGAGGCACTGTTCGACCATTGGCTGGCGGCGCGCGGCAACGATGCCTGGACGCCGCTGACGGCGGAGGCTGCCAAGCCCTACCGCTTCATCTGGGGCGCATGGAGCAAATACCTGGCGGGCCAGCTGGTGCCGCCGGTGGCATGGCACGACGCCAGCGCGGTGCAGGTGCTGCATTTCATCAACCACATTCCCCAGACCGTCAAGGGTCGCAAGGTCAGCGACATCACCCGCCGGCGCTATTGGCGCGTGCTGGACCGCGTTTATGACCATGCCCTGCTCAATGGCTGGATCGAGGTCAACCCGGTGCATGCGGTGGCGCGCGGCGAGCGCCCGCCCAGTGAGGATCCCAAGGGCGCGATCCTGTCCGAAGCGATGTGGCAGGCGGGTATCGCCCAGATCCCAGCGGGCGATGATCTGGTGGGCGCGCGCGACCGCGCGGTGCTGATGCTGCTGTTCGAGCTGGGCCTGGCGCCCGAGGAACTGCGCATGCTGCGCGTGGACAATATCCTCTACAGCGAGCCGCTCGAAGGCAGCGGCGAAAAGCAGATCATCGGCGTGCATGTGGAGGGCCAGCGCGACAACCAGCAGCGCAAGCTGTCGGTGAGCATTGCCCTGGCGCAAGGCCTGGCGCACTGGCTGCGCGCGCGCGCGCAGTACCCTGCCATGCAGGGCGAGCCCTCGCTGTTCTGCTCGCGCAAGTCGCGCACGCTTTCCAACCACACGTTGCTGCATCTGGTGACCAAGACCCTGGCCGAAGCGGCCCGCTCGGCGGGCCTGCCCACGCCGGCACGGCTGGGGCCGCAGATCGTGCGCAATACGGCCATCGTGCGCTGGCTGAACGCGGGCATGCCACTGGCCGAGGTCGTGGAACGCGCCGGGCTGAAGAATGTCAACGGCTTGCTGCACCTGCGCGACCTCGTGACGGAGGAAGCGCGCACCGCCCTGGCACAGAGGGCCCGATCCTTTTGA
- a CDS encoding flavin-containing monooxygenase, with product MNSLLSPLTPNLDALQERYRRDLQLLALPARHWTPTITRDGQTVLDVAVVGGGMGGLALTTALRHLGIRAEIFDQSPPGYEGPWATTARMETLRSPKELTGPALGFAALTFRAWFEAQWGDEAWARLDKIPRLQWMDYLRWYRETTGVVLHNGQRVTAVRPRADQTAQLDLVDMQDGDRPYTVLARHVVLATGRDGLGGPWVPEVAHQLPRERWAHSSDRWANDAFAGKTVVVVGGGASAMDSAATALENGATAVHLLIRRKQLPTVNKGKGAGNPGAAHGFARLTDEQKWQVRNYINRQQVPPPQGSTLRVSRHRNAFFHLGTGIEAAQVRADGRLRIDTTQGPIAADFVVFCTGFRPDWQLRPEFAPFAPHVRLWQDRFTPPAGQEDSELNLSPDLGALFEFQEKTPGSCPGLDRIHCFSYPAALSLGTISGDIPQISDGARRLSQGLAGSLYAEDIAHHYAAMERYSEPELEGHEWSDSPLPAYEEVQA from the coding sequence ATGAACAGTCTGCTTTCCCCCTTGACACCGAACCTTGACGCACTGCAGGAACGCTATCGGCGCGACCTGCAGCTGCTGGCCCTGCCCGCCAGGCACTGGACCCCCACGATCACGCGTGATGGCCAGACCGTGCTGGACGTCGCCGTCGTCGGCGGCGGCATGGGCGGTCTGGCGCTGACCACGGCGCTGCGCCACCTCGGCATCCGCGCCGAGATTTTCGACCAAAGCCCGCCTGGCTACGAAGGCCCCTGGGCCACGACCGCGCGCATGGAGACCCTGCGCTCGCCCAAGGAACTCACGGGTCCGGCGCTGGGCTTTGCGGCATTGACCTTCCGTGCCTGGTTCGAGGCCCAATGGGGCGACGAAGCCTGGGCCAGGCTCGACAAGATCCCACGCCTGCAGTGGATGGACTACCTGCGCTGGTACCGCGAGACCACCGGCGTGGTGCTGCACAACGGCCAGCGCGTGACGGCCGTGCGCCCGCGCGCCGACCAGACGGCGCAGCTGGACCTGGTCGACATGCAGGATGGCGACCGCCCCTACACGGTGCTGGCGCGCCACGTGGTGCTGGCCACGGGCCGCGACGGCCTGGGCGGACCCTGGGTGCCTGAAGTCGCGCACCAGTTGCCGCGCGAGCGCTGGGCACATTCGTCCGATCGGTGGGCCAACGATGCCTTCGCGGGCAAGACCGTGGTGGTGGTCGGTGGCGGTGCCTCCGCCATGGACAGTGCTGCCACCGCGCTGGAGAACGGCGCCACCGCGGTGCATCTGCTGATCCGCCGCAAGCAGCTGCCCACCGTGAACAAGGGCAAGGGCGCAGGCAATCCCGGCGCGGCCCACGGCTTTGCACGCCTCACCGACGAACAGAAGTGGCAGGTGCGCAACTACATCAACCGCCAGCAGGTGCCCCCGCCGCAAGGCAGCACGCTGCGCGTGTCGCGCCACCGCAATGCCTTCTTCCATCTGGGCACCGGCATCGAAGCCGCGCAGGTGCGCGCCGATGGCAGGTTGCGCATCGACACCACGCAGGGCCCGATCGCGGCCGACTTCGTGGTCTTCTGCACGGGCTTTCGCCCCGACTGGCAACTGCGCCCCGAGTTCGCGCCCTTCGCCCCCCACGTGCGCCTGTGGCAGGATCGCTTCACGCCGCCAGCCGGCCAGGAAGACAGCGAACTGAACCTGTCGCCGGACCTGGGCGCGCTGTTCGAGTTCCAGGAAAAGACGCCGGGCAGCTGCCCCGGGCTGGACCGTATCCACTGCTTCAGCTACCCCGCGGCGCTCTCGCTCGGCACGATCTCGGGCGACATCCCGCAGATCAGCGATGGCGCGCGCCGCCTCTCGCAGGGCCTGGCCGGGTCGTTGTATGCCGAGGACATCGCGCACCACTACGCAGCGATGGAGCGCTACAGCGAGCCCGAGCTCGAGGGCCATGAATGGAGCGACTCGCCGCTTCCCGCCTATGAAGAGGTGCAAGCATGA
- a CDS encoding GntR family transcriptional regulator: MSVITLAPSALYQQVAEQLRQRIFQHVLEPGTWIDELKIAEELGISRTPLREALKVLAAEGLVTMKVRRGAYVTEVSAKDVRDVYHLLALLESDAAAAVAASASDEELASLKALHDDLAAQRGDAQLFFAINERFHTRLLTLANNRWCDQVVADLRKVMKLNRHKSLFRQGRIDESFQEHALIMQALLERSPEGARAAMQQHFANGLVAAVP, encoded by the coding sequence ATGTCAGTGATTACCCTAGCCCCTTCCGCGCTCTACCAACAGGTGGCCGAGCAGCTGCGCCAACGCATTTTCCAGCATGTGCTCGAGCCCGGCACCTGGATCGACGAGCTCAAGATCGCCGAGGAGCTTGGCATCAGCCGCACGCCGCTGCGCGAGGCGCTGAAGGTCCTCGCGGCCGAGGGCCTGGTCACCATGAAGGTGCGGCGCGGCGCCTACGTGACCGAAGTTTCGGCCAAGGACGTGCGCGATGTCTACCACCTGCTGGCACTGCTCGAAAGCGATGCCGCCGCGGCCGTGGCGGCATCGGCCAGCGATGAGGAACTGGCCTCGCTGAAGGCCCTGCACGACGATCTGGCGGCGCAGCGGGGCGACGCCCAGCTGTTCTTCGCCATCAACGAGCGCTTTCACACACGCCTGCTGACGCTGGCCAACAACCGCTGGTGCGACCAGGTGGTGGCCGATCTGCGCAAGGTCATGAAGCTCAACCGGCACAAGTCGCTGTTCCGCCAGGGGCGCATCGACGAATCGTTCCAGGAACACGCGCTGATCATGCAGGCGCTGCTCGAGCGCTCGCCCGAAGGCGCGCGTGCGGCGATGCAGCAGCACTTTGCCAACGGGCTGGTGGCGGCGGTGCCTTGA
- a CDS encoding ABC transporter permease codes for MNPRSTASPLAARAAADPGKVQSIWAQIAHDFLRSKPAIFGLVILLLVVLMALFAPYLTPQNPYDLMQLDVLDARLVPGSQSMEHGYTYWLGTDGQGRDLYSAIVYGLRISLLVGVGSAAIAAVVGTVIGLIAAYAGGRVDALIMRVVDLLLSFPTILMALMILAYMGKGIGNVILTLVLVEWAYYARTARGQALVETRREYVDAARGQGIAQWRILLGHILPNCLPPLLVIAALQVARAITLEATLSFLGLGVPITEPSLGLLISNGYQYLLSNEYWISFFPGVALLLTIVAINLVGDQLRDVLNPRLQK; via the coding sequence ATGAACCCGCGTTCCACCGCTTCTCCCCTGGCCGCGCGTGCGGCCGCCGACCCGGGCAAGGTGCAGTCGATCTGGGCCCAGATCGCGCACGATTTCCTACGCTCCAAGCCGGCCATCTTCGGCCTGGTCATCCTCCTGCTCGTGGTGCTGATGGCGCTGTTCGCGCCCTACCTCACGCCGCAGAACCCCTATGACCTGATGCAGCTCGATGTGCTCGATGCGCGGCTGGTGCCGGGCAGCCAGAGCATGGAGCATGGCTACACCTACTGGCTGGGCACCGACGGCCAGGGGCGCGACCTGTACTCGGCCATCGTCTACGGCCTGCGCATCAGCCTGCTGGTGGGCGTGGGCTCGGCGGCGATCGCTGCCGTGGTCGGCACCGTCATCGGCCTGATCGCGGCCTATGCGGGCGGCCGCGTCGATGCGCTGATCATGCGCGTGGTCGACCTGCTGCTGTCCTTCCCCACCATCCTGATGGCGCTGATGATCCTGGCCTACATGGGCAAGGGCATCGGCAATGTGATCCTGACCCTGGTGCTGGTCGAATGGGCCTACTACGCGCGCACGGCCCGCGGCCAGGCGCTGGTCGAGACGCGGCGCGAGTATGTCGATGCCGCGCGCGGCCAGGGCATTGCGCAGTGGCGCATCCTTCTGGGCCATATCCTGCCCAATTGCCTGCCGCCGCTGCTGGTCATTGCCGCGCTGCAGGTGGCGCGCGCCATCACGCTCGAGGCCACGCTGTCTTTCCTGGGCCTGGGCGTGCCGATCACCGAGCCCTCGCTGGGCCTGTTGATCTCCAATGGCTACCAGTATCTGCTGTCCAATGAATACTGGATCAGCTTCTTCCCCGGCGTTGCGCTGCTGCTGACGATCGTCGCCATCAACCTGGTGGGCGACCAACTGCGCGATGTGCTCAACCCGCGCCTGCAGAAATGA
- a CDS encoding ABC transporter permease — protein sequence MIGWLLRRIGQAALVVLAMTVIVFAGLHAIGNPIDILIGEDLNQQERLEAIAHLGLDKPLLQQYFSFLSNALRGDLGTSFVYNEPAIGLILDRLPATLELAVVGMLMAIVLGVPLGMYAGMKPESPVSKLLVSGSILGFSLPAFWVALMLIMVFSVQLGWMPSSGRGDTRTLFGIEWSFLTLDGLHHLLLPAFNLALFKISLVLRLTRAGVREVLPQDFVKFARAKGLSETRVMCMHVLRNTMIPLVTVLGLELGSTIAYAVVTESIFAWPGAGKLILDSINSLDRPVVVAYLMVVVVIFVTLNLIVDLLYKLLDPRVRLESAQ from the coding sequence ATGATCGGCTGGCTGCTGCGCCGCATTGGCCAGGCCGCGCTGGTGGTGCTGGCCATGACCGTCATCGTCTTCGCCGGCCTGCACGCGATCGGCAATCCCATCGACATCCTCATCGGCGAGGACCTGAACCAGCAGGAGCGGCTGGAAGCCATCGCCCACCTGGGTCTGGACAAGCCGCTGCTGCAGCAGTACTTCAGTTTCCTCTCGAACGCGCTGCGGGGCGACCTGGGCACGAGCTTCGTCTACAACGAGCCGGCCATCGGCCTGATCCTCGACCGCCTGCCCGCCACGCTGGAGCTCGCCGTCGTCGGCATGCTGATGGCCATCGTGCTGGGCGTGCCGCTGGGCATGTACGCGGGCATGAAGCCCGAGAGCCCGGTGTCCAAGCTGCTGGTCAGCGGCTCGATCCTGGGCTTCTCGCTGCCCGCCTTCTGGGTCGCGCTGATGCTGATCATGGTGTTCAGCGTGCAGCTCGGCTGGATGCCTTCGAGCGGCCGCGGCGACACGCGCACGCTGTTCGGCATCGAATGGTCCTTCCTGACGCTCGACGGCCTGCACCATCTGCTGCTGCCGGCCTTCAACCTGGCGCTGTTCAAGATCTCGCTGGTGCTGCGGCTCACGCGCGCCGGCGTGCGCGAGGTGCTGCCGCAGGACTTCGTGAAGTTCGCGCGCGCCAAGGGCTTGTCCGAGACCCGCGTGATGTGCATGCACGTGCTGCGCAACACCATGATCCCGCTGGTCACGGTGCTCGGGCTCGAGCTGGGCTCGACCATTGCCTATGCCGTCGTCACGGAGTCGATCTTCGCCTGGCCGGGGGCCGGCAAGCTGATCCTGGACAGCATCAATTCGCTGGACCGCCCCGTCGTGGTGGCCTATCTGATGGTCGTGGTGGTGATTTTCGTGACGCTCAACCTGATCGTCGACCTGCTCTACAAACTGCTGGACCCGCGTGTCCGCCTGGAGTCCGCGCAATGA
- a CDS encoding LysR substrate-binding domain-containing protein, whose protein sequence is MRRAIPSTQALACFEACARHRSYTRAAQELSLTQSAVSRQIIALEEFVGVALFRRTRHGMELTPAGTSYARKVRAWLQGLERDTLDIMARQGEGGALSLAAVPTFATRWLLPRLPLLAKEHPGITVHIDTQTRPFLFADTGFDAALYAGTPEQVTQWPGIHAQWLMDEQVVPMCSPALLAQAAPRGLGRAWQTAAPAAIAQLPLLQQSTRPYGWQQWFQAAGLAPARALDGPRYELFSMLAMAATHGMGVALIPPMLVEAELARGDLVVACSLSLRQERSYYLITPAQPPSGVVQLFSQWLQRMAGTGG, encoded by the coding sequence ATGCGCCGCGCCATTCCCTCCACCCAAGCCCTGGCATGCTTCGAGGCCTGCGCGCGCCACCGCAGCTATACGCGCGCGGCGCAGGAGCTTTCGCTGACGCAGAGCGCGGTATCGCGGCAGATCATTGCGCTGGAGGAATTCGTGGGAGTCGCCCTGTTCCGCCGTACGCGCCATGGCATGGAGCTCACGCCGGCGGGCACCAGCTATGCGCGCAAGGTGCGCGCCTGGCTGCAGGGCCTCGAGCGCGACACGCTGGACATCATGGCGCGCCAGGGCGAAGGCGGTGCGCTGAGCCTGGCGGCAGTGCCGACGTTTGCCACGCGCTGGCTGCTGCCGCGCCTGCCGCTGCTGGCCAAGGAGCACCCGGGCATCACGGTGCATATAGACACGCAGACCCGCCCTTTCCTCTTTGCCGACACGGGCTTCGACGCTGCGCTCTACGCCGGCACGCCGGAGCAGGTGACGCAATGGCCAGGCATCCATGCGCAGTGGCTGATGGACGAGCAGGTGGTGCCGATGTGCAGCCCTGCCCTGCTCGCCCAGGCCGCCCCGCGCGGCCTGGGCCGGGCTTGGCAGACCGCGGCGCCCGCAGCCATTGCCCAGCTGCCGCTGCTGCAGCAGAGCACCCGGCCCTATGGCTGGCAGCAGTGGTTCCAGGCGGCGGGGCTCGCGCCGGCACGCGCGCTCGACGGCCCGCGCTATGAGCTGTTTTCCATGCTGGCCATGGCAGCCACGCATGGCATGGGCGTGGCGCTGATTCCGCCGATGCTGGTCGAGGCCGAGCTGGCGCGCGGCGATCTGGTCGTGGCCTGTTCGCTGTCCTTGCGCCAGGAGCGCAGCTATTACCTGATCACGCCGGCGCAGCCGCCATCGGGCGTGGTGCAGCTGTTTTCGCAGTGGCTGCAGCGGATGGCAGGAACTGGAGGATAG
- a CDS encoding LysR family transcriptional regulator — protein MTIGSITGAAKLLERSQPAITRQIQELELGLGQALLHRHGPKVTPTELGYVLYEEAERIVNGVRRIQQHAHRAAPVPSPPLLVSATSALSLGVVAPALAACRPLLAAGKIELLSVRPEKVVRDVLHGMADLGVCSLPVDHQQICVHWVAEVPCKAVLPENHPLAAHEVVPIEALARERMIGMHNPHRLKQHIDTALRQAGAGAMQAEIETNSSMNAQALVRAGLGVAVLDPITLLGAPLVGLAYRDLDVRIPFHFGAISAQGKNLTAPALQLLEALRDHAAALDQCQLHDAQAMAGICLSPLSSPPTSAPGPSGRKAPPSS, from the coding sequence ATGACGATTGGCAGCATCACAGGTGCTGCCAAGCTGCTCGAGCGCTCGCAGCCGGCCATCACGCGGCAGATCCAGGAGCTGGAATTGGGCCTGGGCCAGGCGCTGCTGCACCGCCACGGTCCCAAAGTGACGCCGACCGAGCTGGGCTATGTCCTCTATGAGGAAGCGGAGCGCATCGTCAATGGCGTGCGGCGCATCCAGCAGCATGCGCATCGCGCGGCTCCCGTGCCCAGCCCGCCGCTGCTGGTTTCCGCCACTTCTGCGCTGTCGCTGGGTGTGGTGGCTCCCGCCCTGGCTGCCTGCCGCCCGTTGCTTGCCGCCGGCAAGATCGAGCTGCTGTCCGTGCGTCCGGAAAAGGTGGTGCGCGACGTGCTGCATGGCATGGCCGACCTGGGTGTATGCAGCCTGCCGGTGGACCATCAGCAGATCTGCGTGCACTGGGTTGCCGAGGTGCCGTGCAAGGCCGTGCTGCCTGAAAACCACCCGCTGGCCGCGCATGAGGTCGTGCCCATCGAAGCGCTGGCACGCGAGCGCATGATCGGCATGCACAACCCGCACCGGCTGAAGCAACATATCGATACCGCGCTGCGCCAGGCCGGCGCCGGCGCAATGCAGGCCGAGATCGAAACCAATTCCTCGATGAATGCCCAGGCGCTGGTGCGCGCGGGCCTGGGCGTCGCCGTGCTCGACCCGATCACGCTGCTGGGCGCACCGCTGGTCGGCCTGGCCTACCGCGATCTCGACGTGCGCATCCCGTTTCACTTCGGCGCGATCAGCGCCCAGGGAAAAAACCTGACGGCGCCGGCGCTGCAGCTGCTCGAAGCGCTGCGCGACCACGCCGCTGCGCTCGACCAATGCCAGCTGCACGATGCCCAGGCCATGGCCGGCATCTGCCTTTCCCCTCTTTCATCGCCTCCCACCAGCGCGCCGGGCCCGTCCGGGCGCAAGGCACCGCCTTCTTCATGA
- the scpA gene encoding methylmalonyl-CoA mutase, whose protein sequence is MDKPTDMRQSAPNAAEPEFAPADLNAWAKAAAKSAPGGDMQALNWITPDGITVKPLYTAADTAQLPHADTLPGFEPYVRGPQATMYAVRPWTIRQYAGFSTAEESNAFYRKALAAGGQGVSVAFDLATHRGYDSDHPRVTGDVGKAGVAIDSVEDMKVLFDQIPLDKVSVSMTMNGAVLPVLAGYVVAAEEQGVRQDQLSGTIQNDILKEFMVRNTYIYPPKPSMRIIGDIIEYTSLNMPKFNSISISGYHMQEAGANQALELAFTLADGKEYVKTATSKGMDVDAFAGRLSFFWAIGMNFYLEIAKMRAARLLWCRIMKEFGAKNPKSLMLRTHCQTSGWSLTEQDPYNNVVRTTIEAMAAVFGGTQSLHTNSFDEAIALPTEFSARIARNTQLIIQEETHIPSVIDPWAGSYMMEKLTQDMADAAWAIIEEVEAMGGMTQAVDSGWAKLKIEAAAAEKQARIDSGKDVIVGVNKYKLAKEDPIDILEIDNVKVRDGQIERLKKIRAERDAAKVQQALDALTAAAESGEGNLLDLSIQAVRLRATVGEVSDALEKVYSRHRADTQKVTGVYAAAYDSAEGWDKLKTEINALSEELGRRPRVMIAKLGQDGHDRGAKVVATAFADLGFDVDMGPLFQTPEECARQAIENDVHAVGVSTLAAGHKTLVPAIIAELKKQGADDIIVFVGGVVPAQDYEFLYQAGVKGVYGPGTPIPASAKDVLEQIRQAAAL, encoded by the coding sequence ATGGACAAGCCTACCGATATGCGCCAAAGCGCGCCGAACGCTGCTGAACCGGAATTTGCCCCAGCCGATCTGAATGCCTGGGCCAAGGCCGCAGCCAAGTCGGCCCCCGGTGGCGATATGCAGGCCCTGAACTGGATCACTCCCGACGGCATCACCGTCAAGCCCCTTTATACCGCCGCCGACACCGCGCAGCTGCCCCATGCCGATACGCTGCCCGGCTTCGAGCCCTATGTGCGCGGCCCGCAGGCCACGATGTATGCGGTGCGGCCCTGGACCATCCGCCAGTACGCGGGCTTCTCGACGGCCGAGGAATCCAATGCCTTCTACCGCAAGGCGCTGGCGGCGGGCGGGCAGGGGGTGTCGGTGGCATTCGATCTGGCAACGCACCGCGGCTATGACTCCGACCATCCGCGTGTCACCGGCGACGTCGGCAAGGCCGGAGTGGCCATCGACTCGGTCGAGGACATGAAGGTCCTGTTCGACCAGATCCCGCTCGACAAGGTGTCGGTCTCGATGACCATGAACGGCGCGGTGCTGCCGGTGCTCGCCGGCTATGTCGTGGCCGCCGAGGAGCAGGGCGTGCGCCAGGATCAGCTCTCGGGCACGATCCAGAACGACATCCTCAAAGAGTTCATGGTGCGCAACACCTATATCTACCCGCCCAAGCCATCGATGCGCATCATCGGCGACATCATCGAGTACACGAGTCTGAACATGCCCAAGTTCAACTCGATCTCGATCTCCGGCTACCACATGCAGGAAGCCGGCGCCAACCAGGCGCTCGAGCTGGCCTTCACGCTGGCCGACGGCAAGGAATATGTGAAGACCGCCACCTCCAAGGGCATGGATGTCGATGCGTTCGCCGGCCGCCTGTCCTTCTTCTGGGCGATCGGCATGAATTTCTACCTCGAGATCGCCAAGATGCGCGCCGCGCGGCTGCTGTGGTGCCGCATCATGAAGGAGTTCGGCGCGAAGAACCCCAAGAGCCTGATGCTGCGCACGCATTGCCAGACCTCGGGCTGGTCGCTGACCGAGCAGGACCCCTACAACAACGTGGTGCGCACCACCATCGAGGCGATGGCGGCGGTGTTCGGCGGCACCCAGTCGCTGCACACCAACAGCTTCGACGAAGCCATTGCGCTGCCCACTGAATTCTCGGCCCGCATCGCGCGCAATACCCAGCTGATCATCCAGGAAGAAACGCATATTCCCAGCGTCATCGACCCCTGGGCCGGCTCCTACATGATGGAGAAGCTCACCCAGGACATGGCCGACGCGGCCTGGGCGATCATCGAGGAGGTCGAGGCCATGGGCGGCATGACCCAGGCGGTGGACAGCGGCTGGGCCAAGCTCAAGATCGAGGCTGCCGCGGCAGAGAAGCAGGCGCGCATCGATTCGGGCAAGGACGTGATCGTCGGCGTCAACAAATACAAGCTGGCCAAGGAAGATCCGATCGACATTCTCGAGATAGACAACGTCAAGGTGCGCGACGGCCAGATCGAGCGGCTGAAGAAAATCCGCGCCGAGCGCGATGCAGCCAAGGTGCAGCAGGCGCTCGACGCGCTCACGGCCGCGGCCGAAAGCGGCGAAGGCAACCTGCTGGACCTGTCGATCCAGGCGGTGCGCCTGCGCGCCACCGTGGGCGAGGTCAGCGATGCGCTGGAGAAGGTCTACAGCCGCCACCGCGCCGATACGCAGAAGGTGACCGGCGTCTACGCCGCGGCCTATGACTCGGCCGAAGGCTGGGACAAGCTCAAGACCGAAATCAACGCACTTTCCGAAGAGCTGGGCCGGCGTCCGCGCGTCATGATCGCCAAGCTGGGCCAGGACGGGCACGACCGCGGCGCCAAGGTCGTGGCCACGGCCTTTGCCGATCTGGGCTTCGACGTGGACATGGGCCCGCTGTTCCAGACCCCCGAGGAATGCGCGCGCCAGGCCATCGAGAACGACGTGCATGCGGTGGGCGTCTCCACGCTGGCCGCGGGCCACAAGACCCTGGTGCCGGCGATCATCGCGGAGCTGAAGAAGCAGGGCGCCGACGACATCATCGTGTTCGTCGGCGGCGTGGTGCCCGCGCAGGACTATGAATTCCTCTACCAGGCGGGCGTCAAGGGGGTGTACGGCCCGGGCACGCCGATCCCGGCCAGCGCCAAGGACGTTCTCGAGCAGATCCGCCAGGCCGCCGCGCTCTGA